The genomic interval AGAAGTCTGGACACAAGGTGAAAGTTGTCGACTCTCCACGCGCTGCGTCTCTGAGTCGTTTCAAGGTGCTCCTGTCTGTGACCATGCTGGTCGAAATACCGTGGAACGCCAACTTTACCTCAGATCTCGGGAGCGAGGCAGAAATTGTCTGCTACTCGGGCCATGGATATCAGAGGATCCTCCAGATTTATTCTCAAGGAATCTGTGTCAGAGAGTGAGGAAGGGAGACCTGAGAGAGTTCTCGGCATGAAGCTGTGCAGTTACAAGTTGCATGCATTGCATAATATCTCGAGTAGAAGGATGGCCTCACGGTGGCAGCAACCATGTGGATGCTGAGAAATTTTTAACGAGGCATTCGACCGACCCTGCACCAGTCAACTCTGGACGTCGGAGAGCTgctgttctttcctctgtccgTGTGTCTTGTTACAAAGCAAAAGCTATGAGAACTGTCGCCGACTGCGACCCAGTGTTTTGGTTCCTTTCGCCGCGAAAATCCGAAACACAGATTTATGCTCCGTTCCGCCTCGCGAGGATTCTCACGGACCTCATGAAGAAACTTCTCGCATGCACCTCTCCCCCGCAAAATCGCAGACCTGCCCGACAGACACACActaaaaagaagagacgagtaACCGGACGTCGATCTGTCCGTCGTTGCCTGCGTCCAGACTTCCGTACAGTCTTGAAACcgagctttcttctctccacatcCACATGATTCACGAGTCCTGCTTTTCCCGTCGAAGGGgattcttctgcttctcacgcctcgcgttctcctgcctccgcttcctcgacgcttctctctgtgtcgccttGGCACCTGCGGACCCTGCGCTGCAGTCGCTCCTCGGACTTGAGTCTCTGCAGCGCCTCTCGTCGGGCGTccgcgaaggcggcgaactgtttctgctcttcttcccagTAGGCGTCGTGCTCGTAGTCGAGTTCGCACTCTCCACCAATGCAGGACTCGAGGTAGCCGGGGGGAATCTTTCTGCGGAGTTCCTCCACATGGTCCGGATTCCTGGAGCTCAGAAACAAcaccttcttcgccgtctccggATGCACCAtgagggagacgagacgccAGACCGCATCGAAGTAACTCGGGGCGTCGACGATGTACGCCTCCGCGAGCACATCTGTGTAATGGTCGTTTAAGATGGAGACAATCTCCATCGAGACGTCAGTGTTTGGAATCTGCGAGATTCCCCACCCGTTGAAGTCGATCAAGAACACCAGCTGGTCGCGTCCCTGCATGCGGTCCAGACTCTGTATCGCGCGCTCCACCGTGTACAAGATATGCTGCtgcgacgacgcagacgacgtCCCTGGGTCGCGACCGGGTCTgcgcagaagcgaaaggTGCAGAGGTTACATGGACCGTGAGCTCGACAGCGACGCATCAAAGGAAACAAGGTGAGTGGACGTCTCTTTCTAACCTTTGCGCGCTTGCACTCGGAATCTCGCGAACGCAGGACTCCCTAACGCAGCTGCGTTTCCAACAGTGACGGACTTCCAACTAAAACTCGAGAAcgcggcagagacacacgactCGAAGAAGGTCAAAAGGTGAACTGAGACGAGACGTAACAGTCGCACATGCTGCGAGCGCGAACTTGGCATGCTGTTTCACTGGGCAAGCAGgcctgaaggagaagaagcagacgacggagagcTGAAAGACTCTCGAAGACACCGAAGCGAAGACTGGGaagcgaaacgagagaaaaaagagacgcgagagcagtgaaagagaagcgagagcagtgaaagagacgcgagagcagagagagagacagagagagagggaaggcggagagaggaagaggaaatggACAATCCTGGGTGAAAGGAGGAGCTGATTGAGAGAGGCTACAAGCGAGAAACAGGGACCTTTCTCGTCATGGCGGCAAATTCACTCTGTTTCTTCACCTATGGCCCTCTTTTCGTCCTCGCTTTgttcgttcttcctttttcgccaTCTTTCTTCCATGCGTATCCTCACTTGAAGTAGACCATCGCCCGGCCTGCGGCGTCGAATCCTCGCCGGTAGATGCTTCCTTTCTGAGCAACGTCTATGACGTCTGCAGGACAAATGCTCTgcggttttctttctcttctccaggcgAGAGTCCTCAGCAGCTGCTTGTGTGCCTCTGCAACGTTCCAGCCGTAGCTCCTCAAGTAGCGCGACAGCAGGAGGTCGTCGTCCACCCACAAGAGCTCTTCCCACTGCAGCGTCGTCACCTCCTGCGgcatgttcttcttctcgtcctccttcGCAGTTGAGCTGAACGAGATGGCCGACTTCCAGGAAAACCATGAAGAGCTTCTGGTCCTCTCGGGCGCCTGCTTCTGCGCCACAGCGTCGGCGGAGGTTCCGCCGTTTTCCTGGGCAACTGAGGAGGAGGCTGAGACGCTTGTCTCAGCCTCGATCGCGAGGTCGTCGATCCGACGTCTCAGCTCCTCCaccttcgctttctgttcaggagagaaaagcgaagaaggcaagtCGGAGAGGCGTGGAGCCGGCTTGGCGAGTAGGGGAGGCGGACCTCCTCTCGGATTCGCGGCTCTCGACTGCGACTGCTCGGTCGCGTCTCCTTGTTCTGCGTCCGCTgccttgtctttctcctcgtgaGAAGGAGGAACTCCACCAGTCCCTCCCGACGCCGGAGGCGCGGCCGATACTGACGCCGCGCCTGACTTCTCGGCAGAGAATCCCCCAGAGCTCCCTCGAGAGACGTCGCCGGCCGGGCAAGGCTCTCTCTCGTGCGGCGCAGCCATCGCAGACacaaaagaggaagaatccaaggggagaaagccgcagaaaaagaagaaacaaactcAAGAGGCGgcggaaggaagaggagaagctgagggcagaagaaggtgagaaaagaacaacgagagagaaagagaaggagaaggtgagagaaggagaagcaaggaaaaatgaggagagagagaatttGAAAGAGAAGGACACGGGAGCGATAAAGCAGCCCAAGCCTTCGTTTGAGAAATGCACAAAacccagagaaaagagcagagagacggaaaaacGCGGATGTTATGAAAAGTACagcggcggagagaagagaattGGCTgagttctcttttttcgaaaAAACCGCGGAAGGCCCGCTGAAGGCTGCAcgggagaagcgaacgcCGAGAAGGCTCGAAACAACTGGAAGTAAGCAGGGACAAAGGGGAGCGAGAAATCGCCTTCAGTCCGGGGACAAAAAGAAGTCGATTTGAAGTTTTTTAAAGCCGAGAAAAGCCGGAAAACCGCAAAGAAGAGCCGCAGCTAGTTGCCTGGAGCCCGGAGTGCGAAGAGATTCCTTTCGCTTgaagctcgagagagaggcgctctTGAGTCCTAAATCTTTGCGCAGAAagcaggaaaacgaaagaacTGAATGTCATTTCTCTCAGGGTCTCGTACGGAAGAACGCGTTTCTGtcatctttctcttttttctcaaaCGCCGAACGTTAAAATCAGACCCGACAGCGTTGCCCTGCTGCTGCCTGCTGGCTAAGCAGCGTCCCGATTGTTCCTCGAACGGTCCGCGTTTCCTTACTTCTTTCCAGCGGAAAAGTTGAGAGCAGTGAAAAACTCTCTTTCGGAgttccggcctctttcgctGTGGCTCTTCACGGGACCGACAAGCCTGAAGGTTTTCACCGGAACCGAGTTAAAACTCGTCGTTTCTCACGCATGGGGAAGAGCCTCCGCGCCGGGGAACCTTTTTTTCGTTGGGAGGAGCGCACAACGACGGGGAAGTCAGGAAGGAAAGCCGGAGTCTTGCAGGAGAAAGGCAGCTACGCGTTGAAAAGAAAAGCTGCTAAACGCCTCGAGAGTCAAAGTCGGCCGTGCAACAAGCCAAGCAAGGAAGGAGCGTTCCGGTCCGCCCGAGCCGTCGGGTGACCCCCGCGATTTTCGCAGGGGCATGAGGAAGCGGCGCAGACCGACAACGAGCGCGGAGGaggcaggaaacgaaaaggGGACCGGGGGACAGAGCGGGGAAagttcgagaaaaagaaaaagaaccgCCACACAGCTTTTCGCAACTCAACCATGAACGTAAAACGCGccgaaaacgacagagaaaacagtcCTACGCAGGTCGTACCTAAACGGAGAACGTGGAGACGCGAACTACACCCTGCGGAGATTTTTTCAGGATGTTCAATCTCCCAGAGTCTCTCTTTCAGTCGAATCAAAAAGAGTCATCGACTACAGGAGTCCTCCTCTGTACCCTAGATCTTCTGTATATTGCGTAGGTTTCTTCGATTCCCCTTCCACCACtgcaagacagaggagatCTCTCTGCAGTCACTGTGTATGGAAAGAACCGTGGAAACtgctgtgtttttctcgcgtttaTCCTTGGTAAAGAATCTGACGAGGCTCCGACAGCAACACGGCTTAGAAAGACAGCAGTCTGGAGGAACATGCGTCGTTTCCGACACAGTTTTCGGCGATGTACACACACCAGGCTTAACTCCTTCGAAGGTGAATAGGAGGGTACTTGGACAACTTGAGCATTTAAAGAAATGGTGGCTTTCCGAATGCAGTGCTCTGGGAACAGTCTCCTGAACGACGTTAGAGAGTCACGAAGAGGACATGACCGAAGTCGCATCCAGTAAACGAAGCGTTTCAACGTCTTTACAAACTCCACAGAGAAGACTGTAAATAGTCTTGTCTCAGGTACTACCACATCCCGTTAGACATTGttttgcttcgtttcttcggctttcttttcgttcgaaatcccccctcccccccagagacagacgcgttCCCCAAGGGGCGTGAGGAAGGAACGCACCGTCGTCTGTcactttctcgctctctgtttcttctccccgagATTGGTGCAAAGGCTGGAAAACGAGACACGAGCGAGATGCCCGAGTGCCTTGAGCGGCGGCGAAACTCGAGGCGTCCAAGTGAATCTGGAAAAAGTAGACTGAGAAAGAGGAACCGTTTACGTGTGTTTTCATTTCCCAACAGGTTCTCGGCTGCTCAAACGCGCTTGCCAGGCTTCTCACCATCGTTCTCCTGGCTTTCATGTTTGCGTGAGCTGTTTCGCGCCAGCAAGCTACGACCTCCGgtcactttctcttctgtgcagTGAACAGACAGGTAGCAGGAAGCTTCTAGCAATTTTTTCGGTGAGGTCAGTAGagctctctgcctctgtttcgCATGAACCTGCACACACCTATCTTCCTCACTGGATGTTCCTCTGGGTCCCCTTTCCCGAAGCAGGTAGCATCGTTTCTTCAACTCTGCATGTGACATTTCCTTTTCCCGGTCTTCGTGCTCCTAGATCGAGGCCTCGACGCCCATCCTGGAGTTCCCCTCCGTTCAGCGAAAAACGTGGAGCTGCTCAGCTCTgaagagatggagaaaaACCGGGAAAAGCCTTCTTTTTCCGGTTCATGCAGACTCGCTGACAAGCGTGCATTCACTCTGCTTGTGCCCCCTTTGAGAACAACGTGACTTTCCTCAACTCGAACGGAACCAACAAAGGCACTGGGGCTTTCGGGAGATGTGAGAACTGAACTTTTCAGCCTcgtgcgtcttctcgttATGCTTTGtcgagagtggagacacgcGTCGCAGG from Toxoplasma gondii ME49 chromosome VIIa, whole genome shotgun sequence carries:
- a CDS encoding CRAL/TRIO domain-containing protein (encoded by transcript TGME49_203390), translating into MAAPHEREPCPAGDVSRGSSGGFSAEKSGAASVSAAPPASGGTGGVPPSHEEKDKAADAEQGDATEQSQSRAANPRGGPPPLLAKPAPRLSDLPSSLFSPEQKAKVEELRRRIDDLAIEAETSVSASSSVAQENGGTSADAVAQKQAPERTRSSSWFSWKSAISFSSTAKEDEKKNMPQEVTTLQWEELLWVDDDLLLSRYLRSYGWNVAEAHKQLLRTLAWRRERKPQSICPADVIDVAQKGSIYRRGFDAAGRAMVYFKPGRDPGTSSASSQQHILYTVERAIQSLDRMQGRDQLVFLIDFNGWGISQIPNTDVSMEIVSILNDHYTDVLAEAYIVDAPSYFDAVWRLVSLMVHPETAKKVLFLSSRNPDHVEELRRKIPPGYLESCIGGECELDYEHDAYWEEEQKQFAAFADARREALQRLKSEERLQRRVRRCQGDTERSVEEAEAGEREA